Proteins encoded within one genomic window of Streptomyces kaniharaensis:
- a CDS encoding FtsX-like permease family protein, giving the protein MRAFLRWVRADLRSHRVHALLIVLATGGTVAALLLAGTLLGAAADPWQQQFRAAGSPDVRIDLRPSAGNAGTTGSAADEPSIAVLGREPGVLAVSPPQHTAETTLVGRRADGAAAPTGAADRTDRTTLVLRGDTPGAARPLLRSGTWLDPADVHGIVLEQSAADAAWARPGDRLTVLDGHGAAVELRVLGIADSPDQLPSQAAGYDLGWTLPATLDLVQPDQAAHGLTLGLRLARPSDAGYTAQRVVSVMGAERVSRITTWLDARAARQQDNRLAGLLLGLSGLGALLSAALAVAGAAGGRIRARTGDIALLKALGFTAGQVAWMFIAEQLLLAGAGVLLGAGGAAIAAHAVPALGGGADALHRLVPGGTATTGAVTAAALVAIGAAAALPALRAARVAPVPPTDGTRPPAMTARPVRLGVLRRLPPALVLGLGGVLRRRSGLLVSAVRLTVPVVAATLALSTWTTLDAVTRPDGGVTAPSVTVRRTAAQPTPGDGQLTGALAADSAVQGVYPGTEIQALAPGQSATFTLRAVGTTDAPYPYTVVEGRAIRATDEAVAGQGALDLLGARVGQWIRVTTGGTPRILHIVGRDLEPEHGGRVLSTGFDTLDRPGDPTHPDFWRLVLRSGHDPAEVQRDLPARAGLAGQVEIRLPSGPVTRPGALRACVVGLLVLLALICLVDLLTTAAAGFLDRRRDLGLLRAIGLTPAQSAVVMATRGTAIALATVAAGSALGIPLVRWVIDRQGELGGIGAGIAHGPSGWTVLAMAAAGAAAAAALSALPVLRLAPSTVGTGVRKD; this is encoded by the coding sequence GTGCGCGCCTTCCTCCGCTGGGTCCGGGCCGACCTGCGCTCGCACCGCGTCCACGCCCTGCTGATCGTCCTCGCCACCGGCGGCACCGTCGCCGCCCTGCTGCTCGCCGGCACGCTGCTCGGAGCCGCCGCCGACCCGTGGCAGCAGCAGTTCCGGGCCGCCGGTTCACCCGACGTCAGGATCGACCTGCGCCCGTCCGCGGGGAACGCGGGCACCACCGGCAGCGCCGCCGACGAGCCGTCGATCGCCGTCCTCGGCCGGGAACCCGGGGTGCTCGCGGTCTCACCGCCACAGCACACGGCCGAGACCACCCTGGTCGGCCGGCGCGCCGACGGCGCCGCCGCACCCACCGGCGCTGCGGACCGCACCGACCGCACCACGCTCGTGCTGCGCGGCGACACCCCGGGCGCGGCTCGACCGCTGCTGCGGTCCGGCACCTGGCTCGACCCCGCCGACGTCCACGGCATCGTGCTCGAACAGTCGGCGGCCGACGCCGCCTGGGCCCGCCCCGGGGACCGCCTGACCGTCCTCGACGGCCACGGCGCGGCGGTCGAGCTGCGGGTCCTCGGCATCGCGGACAGCCCCGACCAGCTCCCCAGCCAGGCCGCGGGCTACGACCTCGGCTGGACCCTGCCCGCCACGCTCGACCTGGTCCAGCCGGACCAGGCGGCACACGGCCTCACCCTCGGGCTCCGGCTGGCCCGGCCCTCCGACGCCGGGTACACGGCCCAGCGGGTGGTTAGCGTCATGGGAGCCGAGCGGGTGTCCCGGATCACCACGTGGCTGGACGCGCGGGCCGCACGGCAGCAGGACAATCGGCTCGCCGGCCTGCTGCTCGGGCTCAGCGGCCTGGGCGCGCTGCTGTCGGCCGCCCTCGCGGTGGCCGGCGCGGCCGGCGGGCGGATCAGGGCGAGGACCGGTGACATCGCCCTGCTCAAGGCGCTCGGCTTCACCGCCGGCCAGGTCGCCTGGATGTTCATCGCCGAACAGCTGTTGCTGGCCGGCGCCGGGGTCCTGCTCGGCGCCGGCGGCGCCGCGATCGCCGCGCATGCCGTCCCGGCCCTCGGCGGCGGGGCCGACGCGCTCCACCGGCTCGTTCCCGGCGGTACGGCAACCACCGGCGCCGTCACCGCCGCCGCCCTCGTGGCCATCGGGGCCGCCGCCGCACTGCCCGCCCTGCGCGCCGCCCGGGTCGCCCCCGTGCCCCCGACGGACGGCACCCGGCCACCGGCCATGACGGCTCGGCCGGTCCGGCTCGGCGTGCTGCGGCGGCTGCCACCGGCCCTCGTGCTCGGACTCGGCGGCGTCCTGCGCCGGCGCTCGGGCCTGCTCGTGAGCGCCGTCCGGCTGACCGTCCCGGTCGTCGCGGCCACCCTGGCCCTGAGTACCTGGACCACGCTCGACGCCGTCACCCGGCCCGACGGCGGCGTCACGGCCCCGTCCGTCACGGTCCGCCGGACCGCCGCCCAGCCGACTCCCGGCGACGGGCAGCTCACCGGCGCCCTGGCCGCCGACTCCGCCGTGCAGGGTGTCTATCCGGGCACCGAGATCCAGGCCCTCGCGCCGGGACAGTCCGCCACCTTCACCCTGCGCGCCGTGGGGACCACCGACGCGCCGTACCCGTACACCGTCGTCGAGGGCCGGGCGATCCGCGCGACCGACGAGGCCGTCGCCGGTCAGGGCGCCCTCGATCTGCTCGGCGCCCGGGTCGGCCAGTGGATCCGGGTCACCACCGGCGGCACCCCGCGCATCCTGCACATCGTCGGGCGCGACCTCGAACCGGAACACGGCGGGCGCGTCCTGTCCACCGGCTTCGACACCCTCGACCGGCCCGGCGACCCCACGCACCCGGACTTCTGGCGCCTGGTCCTGCGCTCCGGCCACGACCCGGCCGAGGTCCAGCGCGACCTCCCGGCCCGCGCCGGCCTCGCCGGGCAGGTGGAGATCCGCCTCCCGAGCGGACCGGTCACCCGGCCCGGCGCGCTGCGGGCCTGCGTGGTCGGCCTGCTGGTCCTGCTCGCGCTCATCTGCCTGGTCGACCTGCTCACCACGGCCGCCGCCGGCTTCCTCGACCGCCGCCGGGATCTCGGGCTGCTCCGGGCGATCGGCCTGACACCGGCCCAGTCCGCCGTCGTGATGGCCACCCGGGGGACGGCCATCGCCCTGGCCACGGTCGCCGCGGGCTCGGCCCTCGGCATCCCGCTCGTCCGCTGGGTCATCGACCGGCAGGGCGAGCTGGGCGGCATCGGCGCGGGCATCGCCCACGGGCCGTCCGGCTGGACGGTCCTCGCGATGGCCGCCGCCGGCGCCGCCGCGGCGGCCGCGCTCTCGGCGCTTCCGGTGCTGCGGCTCGCCCCGTCGACGGTCGGCACGGGCGTCAGGAAGGACTGA
- a CDS encoding phenylacetate--CoA ligase family protein — translation MPVQPIAELVRFARRNSPFYAELYAGLPDRTAKLTDLPVVPQTEFWQANTPRGNRLLTGPLEEAVVFKSGGTTGSPKFSFYSREEWREFTTSFGAGLVDAGLRPGHRVADLFYAGDLYASYTFILDALQHSPVANVRLPIGGAAPLESTAQTLEQFEVEVVAGTPTTLCGLADHLLASGRELPHVELLLFGGEGLYQDQQPLLGKVFPNARISSIGYAAVDAGLLGRPVPGPDTRVHRTFAPETVVEILDDHTGEPITREGVPGRVVVTDLRRQLMPVLRYPVGDRGEWTDAAAGQFRILGRAQEGVRVGPVSLYTQDVLDLVRSADPAGRVTGVQLVVRRWDARDGLVLRLACDGNPAGLPELAAAVESAIHAARPLYPEAVAAGYVHPLSVTWVRQHELTVNARTGKLIRVLDERPHS, via the coding sequence ATGCCCGTTCAACCGATAGCGGAACTCGTACGCTTCGCGCGCCGCAATTCACCCTTCTATGCGGAGCTGTACGCCGGTCTACCCGACCGGACAGCGAAGTTGACCGATCTCCCGGTGGTCCCGCAGACCGAGTTCTGGCAGGCGAACACGCCCCGCGGCAACCGGCTGCTGACCGGTCCGCTGGAGGAGGCGGTGGTCTTCAAGAGCGGTGGCACCACCGGCTCGCCCAAGTTCTCCTTCTACAGCCGCGAGGAGTGGAGGGAGTTCACCACCTCGTTCGGCGCCGGCCTGGTCGACGCCGGGCTGCGTCCGGGGCACCGGGTCGCCGACCTCTTCTACGCGGGCGACCTGTACGCCAGCTACACCTTCATCCTCGACGCGCTGCAGCATTCCCCCGTCGCCAACGTCCGCCTGCCGATCGGCGGAGCGGCGCCGCTGGAGTCGACCGCCCAGACCCTGGAGCAGTTCGAGGTCGAGGTGGTGGCCGGCACCCCGACCACGCTGTGCGGGCTGGCCGACCACCTTCTGGCCTCCGGCCGCGAACTCCCGCACGTGGAGCTGCTGTTGTTCGGCGGCGAAGGCCTCTACCAGGACCAGCAGCCGCTGCTCGGCAAGGTGTTCCCCAACGCCCGTATCTCGTCGATCGGTTACGCCGCCGTCGACGCCGGACTGCTCGGCCGGCCGGTCCCCGGACCGGACACCCGGGTGCACCGGACGTTCGCCCCGGAGACCGTGGTGGAGATCCTCGACGACCACACCGGCGAGCCGATCACCCGCGAGGGAGTGCCGGGCCGGGTCGTGGTGACCGACCTGCGGCGACAGCTGATGCCGGTGCTGCGCTACCCCGTCGGCGACCGCGGCGAGTGGACCGACGCCGCCGCCGGGCAGTTCCGCATCCTCGGCCGGGCCCAGGAGGGCGTCCGGGTGGGGCCGGTGTCGCTGTACACCCAGGACGTGCTCGACCTCGTCCGGTCCGCCGATCCGGCCGGCCGGGTCACCGGCGTCCAGCTGGTGGTGCGCCGCTGGGACGCCCGGGACGGTCTCGTGCTGCGCCTGGCCTGCGACGGGAACCCCGCCGGGCTCCCCGAACTGGCCGCCGCCGTCGAGTCCGCGATCCACGCGGCGCGCCCGCTGTACCCGGAGGCGGTCGCCGCCGGCTACGTGCACCCGCTGTCCGTCACCTGGGTCCGCCAGCACGAACTCACTGTCAACGCCCGGACCGGCAAGCTGATCCGCGTCCTCGACGAACGGCCGCACTCGTGA
- a CDS encoding PadR family transcriptional regulator, producing the protein MRHQLLALLARQPAYGYELKQGLEQTFGAAYPQPNIGQIYVTLSRLEKSGLIRGTEVTQEGRPDKKVYEITEKGVEELAGWFGAPTEGPRVRDEFFMKLILAEGTDLADRLTLINNQRRHCINMMRGLNKLAATERGNRTSLLLIEGAVLHLQADLDWLERCQEELT; encoded by the coding sequence GTGCGCCATCAGCTGCTGGCGCTGCTGGCCCGGCAGCCCGCCTACGGGTACGAGCTCAAGCAGGGCCTTGAGCAGACCTTCGGCGCGGCGTACCCTCAGCCGAACATCGGCCAGATCTACGTGACCCTGAGCCGGCTGGAGAAGTCCGGCCTGATCCGGGGCACCGAGGTGACGCAGGAAGGCAGACCGGACAAGAAGGTCTACGAGATCACCGAGAAGGGCGTCGAGGAACTCGCCGGCTGGTTCGGGGCACCCACCGAGGGGCCCAGGGTCAGGGACGAGTTCTTCATGAAGCTCATCCTCGCCGAAGGCACCGACCTCGCCGACCGGCTGACGCTGATCAACAACCAGCGCCGGCACTGCATCAACATGATGCGGGGACTCAACAAGCTGGCCGCCACCGAGCGCGGCAACCGGACCTCACTGCTGCTGATCGAGGGAGCGGTCCTGCACCTGCAGGCCGACCTCGACTGGCTGGAACGCTGCCAGGAGGAGCTCACATGA
- a CDS encoding DUF4232 domain-containing protein translates to MQYTRSIRRAAVAIVAAAATTVLATACGPGDAETGAATAATAAPTSAAGASAGSSAPAPGSTSSPAAKGSPAAPSTGPSKGASTGASAGAAPACAAGDLKADAHQAKERPDGTGIGAAIIGFANTSGHACTLKGFPTVAGAGNGGPGHNMPLTVTHTGSEAAVKLAPGGKAWVKLTFVQVQGEADGYCVSGATPVAFPSLVLGLPEAGSHQVGLDEGLFAECDNKVTTTAVLAVSPS, encoded by the coding sequence ATGCAGTACACGAGAAGCATCCGAAGAGCGGCCGTCGCGATCGTCGCGGCCGCGGCGACGACTGTGCTGGCCACCGCGTGCGGGCCGGGGGACGCCGAGACCGGAGCGGCCACGGCGGCCACGGCGGCGCCGACGTCCGCGGCCGGTGCGAGCGCCGGCTCCTCCGCACCCGCCCCGGGGAGCACGTCGTCACCGGCCGCGAAGGGATCGCCCGCCGCGCCGTCCACCGGGCCGTCCAAGGGGGCTTCGACGGGGGCCTCGGCCGGTGCGGCGCCGGCTTGTGCGGCGGGCGATCTGAAGGCCGACGCGCACCAGGCGAAGGAGCGGCCCGATGGCACGGGGATCGGAGCGGCGATCATCGGGTTCGCCAACACCTCCGGCCACGCGTGCACCCTGAAGGGCTTTCCGACGGTGGCCGGAGCGGGCAACGGCGGCCCGGGCCACAACATGCCGCTGACGGTGACCCACACCGGGTCCGAAGCAGCGGTCAAGCTGGCACCGGGCGGGAAGGCGTGGGTAAAGCTCACCTTCGTCCAGGTCCAGGGCGAGGCCGACGGCTACTGCGTCTCCGGAGCCACGCCCGTCGCCTTCCCCTCGCTCGTGCTGGGCCTGCCGGAGGCGGGATCGCACCAAGTGGGCCTGGACGAAGGCCTCTTCGCGGAGTGCGACAACAAGGTGACCACCACCGCAGTGCTGGCGGTCAGTCCTTCCTGA
- a CDS encoding GNAT family N-acetyltransferase, translating to MTVTIAPATPQDVAQLRQLYFDVYGHGYPVALGSDPEEMRRLIADPHTHWLTAREEGAGHLAGSVAVQTDPGSRIGKLVGLAVHPEQRGGGLAGRLTAAVCADAFATGTPDSIYATVRVVTPGPQQVFARNGFRALGLMPNAVEVAGCESLALFARHADGVLARRESVDQVPGALVPLLEAARRSTGLGYGDPQVTDGPTVPAGRTAPVTAPMELITAPGFVRRRFLELFPDPAERFFPLHVPNAVLTPPDGAFEAYADLDPVAASCSLVAVHPSPAAVTGALEPLMAAVSRAGADYVETLLPLADTAGLSAFLAAGFVPSAVYPAMRRLGDRFHDYVVLSRTSRQIDFRTTAVSGPLQPYLLAYLTAWTSTYLPLPEVAP from the coding sequence ATGACCGTGACGATCGCCCCCGCGACCCCGCAGGACGTCGCGCAGCTGCGGCAGCTCTACTTCGACGTCTACGGCCACGGCTACCCCGTCGCCCTCGGCAGCGACCCCGAGGAGATGCGCCGCCTCATCGCCGACCCGCACACCCACTGGCTCACCGCGCGCGAGGAGGGCGCCGGCCACCTGGCCGGGTCGGTGGCGGTGCAGACCGACCCCGGCAGCCGGATCGGCAAGCTGGTGGGCCTGGCGGTCCACCCCGAGCAACGGGGCGGCGGGCTGGCCGGACGGCTGACCGCCGCGGTCTGCGCGGACGCGTTCGCGACCGGCACCCCGGACTCGATCTACGCGACCGTCCGGGTCGTCACCCCCGGCCCGCAGCAGGTCTTCGCCCGCAACGGCTTCCGGGCCCTCGGCCTGATGCCGAACGCCGTCGAGGTCGCCGGGTGCGAGAGCCTCGCGCTGTTCGCCCGGCACGCCGACGGCGTCCTCGCCCGGCGGGAGAGCGTCGACCAGGTGCCGGGCGCCCTCGTCCCGCTCCTGGAGGCCGCCCGGCGGAGCACCGGCCTCGGCTACGGCGACCCGCAGGTGACGGACGGCCCCACTGTGCCTGCCGGGCGGACCGCACCGGTGACCGCACCGATGGAGCTGATCACCGCGCCCGGCTTCGTCCGCCGCCGCTTCCTGGAGCTCTTCCCCGACCCGGCGGAACGGTTCTTCCCGCTGCACGTCCCGAACGCCGTCCTCACCCCGCCGGACGGCGCGTTCGAGGCGTACGCCGACCTGGACCCGGTCGCCGCGAGCTGCTCGCTGGTGGCGGTGCACCCGTCCCCGGCGGCCGTCACCGGGGCGCTGGAGCCTCTGATGGCCGCCGTCTCCCGGGCAGGCGCCGACTACGTGGAGACGCTGCTGCCGCTGGCCGACACCGCCGGACTGAGCGCCTTCCTGGCCGCCGGGTTCGTCCCGAGCGCCGTCTACCCGGCGATGCGTCGCCTCGGCGACCGCTTCCACGACTACGTGGTGCTCTCCCGCACCAGCCGCCAGATCGACTTCAGGACCACGGCCGTCAGCGGCCCGCTCCAGCCGTACCTGCTGGCCTACCTGACCGCCTGGACCTCGACCTACCTACCACTTCCCGAGGTTGCCCCGTGA
- a CDS encoding MFS transporter, with protein MTATVSDPGPATRRLPLVLRNRRFGAVWAAQVLTQAAGRMFQVGAVWWLVGYAAGADRGLASGAFLAVSTLPAVALVPLVAALIARCPHRTVLGGSAAVAGLVALGTAGWTYAATPPMAVAYGAALLLAGCQAVFDPCLTTSVPELVEDADIEAATGFELSTQSLAGLAGGLLGPLVVDAAGLAGIVAGCAGAYLLAAALIGATRFPGAPDSPATDGGAPAARRPLRRILAELPFVRRVLLCFTAANVFTTAVFVVMPLYTRTVLHADGSTVAALEAALGAGTLVGSFTGGRLPGTPTVVGAGCLGLMAAALALPGVAAAQAAAVASMAVAGWCVGVIGVRFVALFQRLVPAEDRPGFFAVMQALLGATFPVSSLVFGLLGDHLSPRTLCLVQAIGVLPVAAALWWTGRREPAVPEPEAAPEPEATIESAR; from the coding sequence GTGACCGCCACCGTGTCCGACCCGGGACCGGCCACCCGCCGCCTGCCGCTCGTCCTGCGCAACCGTCGCTTCGGCGCCGTGTGGGCCGCCCAGGTCCTCACCCAGGCCGCCGGACGGATGTTCCAGGTCGGCGCCGTGTGGTGGCTGGTGGGCTACGCCGCCGGCGCCGACCGCGGCCTCGCCTCCGGCGCGTTCCTCGCCGTCAGCACCCTGCCCGCGGTCGCCCTGGTGCCGCTGGTGGCCGCGCTCATCGCTCGCTGCCCGCACCGCACGGTGCTGGGCGGCTCGGCCGCCGTCGCCGGTCTGGTCGCCCTCGGCACCGCCGGGTGGACGTACGCCGCGACGCCGCCGATGGCCGTCGCGTACGGTGCCGCGCTGCTGCTTGCGGGCTGCCAGGCGGTCTTCGACCCCTGCCTGACCACGTCCGTACCCGAGCTGGTCGAGGACGCCGACATCGAGGCCGCGACCGGCTTCGAGCTCAGCACCCAGTCGCTGGCCGGGCTCGCCGGCGGGCTGCTGGGCCCGCTGGTGGTCGACGCCGCGGGCCTGGCCGGCATCGTCGCCGGGTGCGCCGGCGCCTACCTGCTGGCGGCCGCGCTGATCGGCGCGACCCGGTTCCCCGGCGCCCCGGACTCCCCGGCCACTGACGGCGGCGCACCCGCCGCACGGCGCCCGCTGCGCCGCATCCTGGCCGAACTGCCCTTCGTCCGCCGGGTGTTGCTCTGCTTCACCGCGGCGAACGTGTTCACCACGGCGGTGTTCGTGGTGATGCCGCTGTACACCCGGACGGTGCTGCACGCCGACGGCTCGACCGTCGCCGCCCTGGAGGCTGCCCTCGGCGCCGGCACGCTGGTGGGCTCGTTCACCGGCGGCCGCCTGCCGGGCACGCCCACCGTGGTCGGCGCCGGCTGCCTGGGCCTGATGGCCGCCGCGCTCGCCCTGCCCGGAGTGGCCGCCGCCCAGGCCGCGGCCGTCGCCTCGATGGCGGTCGCCGGCTGGTGCGTGGGAGTGATCGGCGTACGGTTCGTGGCGCTGTTCCAGCGGCTGGTGCCGGCCGAGGACCGGCCCGGCTTCTTCGCCGTGATGCAGGCCCTGCTGGGGGCGACCTTCCCGGTGTCCTCGCTGGTCTTCGGCCTGCTCGGCGACCACCTCTCGCCGCGCACGCTGTGCCTGGTCCAGGCCATCGGCGTGCTGCCGGTCGCCGCGGCGCTGTGGTGGACCGGTCGGCGCGAACCGGCCGTCCCGGAGCCCGAAGCGGCCCCGGAACCCGAAGCGACGATCGAGAGTGCCCGATGA
- a CDS encoding ABC transporter substrate-binding protein, with the protein MDSRPPTGPDMGRRRVTRALVGGTVLAAGGGSAWYGLAGRTRAAGDPDGVGPVTLATGRDTTRYLRGLLADWNAEHPDQPAELVELPEAADEVHAQLAGELSAGGSRFDVLNLDVVWTAEFAARRWTVPLDESDFALDRFLPPVVRTGRYDGRLYAVPFVANAALLYYRSDVLAEAGEQPPTTWADLARQARTLAPAHGLSGYAGQLSPYEGLAVNALEAIRSAGGDLLAGDGSVVVDSPQARAGLEFLAEGVRDGWIAPEVLGYREEESREAFGRGGVLFLRNWPYVYHAAGAAGSPVAGRFGVVPLPGPHGPGSGVLGGSGLAVSRFSRRQRTARALIAYLTSRRAQYRVLTDGGLPPVWADLYADPDLTARFPYLPVLRTAILAAGARPGVPQYQQLSLAFSEAAFEVVSGRRTAEAALPRLAADLRAVVG; encoded by the coding sequence ATGGACAGCCGGCCGCCCACCGGGCCCGATATGGGCCGTCGGCGCGTGACGCGCGCGCTGGTGGGCGGGACGGTGCTCGCGGCCGGGGGCGGGTCCGCCTGGTACGGCCTGGCCGGCCGGACGCGGGCGGCGGGCGACCCGGACGGCGTCGGGCCGGTCACGCTGGCCACCGGCCGGGACACCACGCGCTACCTGCGCGGGCTGCTCGCCGACTGGAACGCCGAGCACCCGGACCAGCCGGCCGAGCTGGTCGAGCTGCCCGAGGCGGCGGACGAGGTGCACGCGCAGCTCGCCGGGGAGCTGTCGGCCGGCGGCAGCCGGTTCGACGTCCTCAACCTCGACGTGGTGTGGACGGCAGAGTTCGCAGCCAGGCGCTGGACCGTGCCGCTGGACGAGTCGGACTTCGCGCTGGACCGCTTCCTGCCGCCGGTCGTCCGGACCGGCCGCTACGACGGCCGACTGTACGCGGTGCCGTTCGTCGCCAACGCCGCCCTGCTGTACTACCGCAGTGACGTGCTGGCCGAGGCCGGCGAGCAGCCGCCCACCACGTGGGCCGACCTGGCGCGGCAGGCGAGGACGCTGGCCCCCGCCCACGGGCTGTCCGGGTACGCGGGCCAGCTCAGCCCGTACGAGGGGCTCGCCGTCAACGCCCTGGAGGCCATCCGCTCGGCCGGCGGGGACCTGCTGGCCGGCGACGGATCGGTGGTGGTCGACAGCCCGCAGGCCCGGGCCGGGCTGGAGTTCCTGGCCGAGGGCGTGCGCGACGGCTGGATCGCGCCCGAGGTGCTCGGCTACCGCGAGGAGGAGTCCCGCGAGGCGTTCGGCCGGGGCGGTGTGCTCTTCCTGCGGAACTGGCCGTACGTGTACCACGCGGCCGGTGCGGCCGGTTCGCCGGTCGCGGGGCGGTTCGGCGTGGTGCCGCTGCCCGGTCCGCACGGGCCCGGCAGCGGTGTGCTGGGCGGGTCGGGGCTGGCGGTCAGCCGGTTCTCCCGGCGGCAGCGCACCGCACGGGCGCTGATCGCCTACCTGACGAGCCGTCGGGCGCAGTACCGCGTCCTGACCGACGGCGGGCTGCCGCCGGTGTGGGCGGACCTCTACGCGGATCCGGACCTGACGGCCCGGTTCCCGTACCTTCCCGTGCTGCGCACGGCCATCCTCGCGGCCGGGGCGCGCCCCGGCGTTCCGCAGTACCAGCAGCTGAGCCTCGCGTTCAGCGAGGCGGCGTTCGAGGTCGTGTCGGGCCGCCGGACCGCGGAGGCGGCGCTGCCCCGCCTGGCCGCCGACCTGCGCGCCGTCGTCGGCTGA
- a CDS encoding ABC transporter ATP-binding protein translates to MTGAEPTSPPLLAADALVRSHLSGATLIPAVRGISLRVDHGEFVAVTGPSGAGKSTLLHLLGGLLRPDEGELWLDGRRVDRLREAAWARLRRRRYGIVFQSGNLLSDFSVADNIELTAVLAGMSGRTARERREELLDDLGLAHKAGAGPGELSGGERQRVALARALVNRPQLLLADEPTGNLDSRSTRDVLALLSRYHEQGTTIVLVTHDARAASTADRVVSLFDGRIADDARVEEPPAAWRSANGVRDVIDFGG, encoded by the coding sequence ATGACCGGCGCGGAGCCGACCTCGCCGCCGCTGCTGGCCGCCGACGCGCTGGTGCGCTCGCACCTGAGCGGCGCGACCCTGATACCCGCCGTCCGCGGCATCAGCCTGCGCGTCGACCATGGCGAGTTCGTCGCCGTCACCGGCCCCTCGGGCGCCGGCAAGTCCACCCTGCTGCACCTCCTCGGCGGTCTGCTCCGGCCCGACGAGGGCGAGCTGTGGCTCGACGGCCGCCGGGTCGACCGGCTCCGGGAGGCCGCGTGGGCCCGGCTGCGCCGCCGCCGCTACGGCATCGTCTTCCAGAGCGGCAACCTGCTCTCCGACTTCTCCGTCGCCGACAACATCGAACTGACCGCGGTCCTCGCGGGCATGTCCGGCCGCACCGCCCGCGAACGCCGCGAGGAACTCCTGGACGACCTCGGCCTCGCGCACAAGGCCGGCGCCGGGCCCGGGGAGCTCTCCGGCGGTGAGCGCCAGCGGGTCGCCCTCGCCCGAGCACTGGTGAACCGGCCGCAGCTGCTCCTCGCCGACGAGCCGACCGGAAACCTCGACAGCCGCAGCACCCGCGACGTCCTCGCCCTGCTCAGCCGCTACCACGAACAGGGCACCACCATCGTGCTGGTCACCCACGACGCCCGGGCGGCGAGCACCGCCGACCGGGTCGTCAGCCTCTTCGACGGCCGGATCGCCGACGACGCCCGGGTGGAGGAGCCCCCGGCCGCGTGGCGCAGTGCCAACGGGGTCCGCGACGTCATCGACTTCGGCGGGTGA
- a CDS encoding LuxE/PaaK family acyltransferase, with protein sequence MNIHLAPVEVPDPAALPHVQQLCDLTAPYAAGPETDALFAAAMAETNAWHAQRSPFYRSLLDGPAETAAPTVGEGVRTPLVHANFFKRHEVLSIPRDDVFLHLTSSGTTGQKSQMFFDTWTIRSAQRMVARIFDHYGWITPEQPVNYLLYSYEPAPQLKLGTSFTDNYLCDFAPANHTTHALRHTGSGHEFDVHGCIEALRRYAEDGLPVRILGFPAFLHFTLERMRALGLPPLQLPAGSLVLLGGGWKGHTDRQIGKDEFYAEVTEQLGIPSERIRDTFGSVEHCVPYIECGHHRLHVPVWSRAAVRDTRTLRPLPYGERGFLHLVSPYITSVPAQSVVMGDLASLHPAQECPCPLPTPWFTIHGRAGVSRNRNCAAAAAELLKGLS encoded by the coding sequence GTGAACATCCATCTCGCGCCGGTCGAGGTCCCCGACCCCGCCGCGCTCCCGCACGTCCAGCAGCTGTGCGACCTGACCGCCCCGTACGCCGCCGGACCGGAGACCGACGCCCTGTTCGCCGCCGCGATGGCTGAGACCAACGCCTGGCACGCGCAGCGCTCCCCGTTCTACCGCTCCCTGCTGGACGGCCCGGCCGAGACCGCCGCGCCGACCGTCGGCGAGGGCGTCCGCACGCCCCTGGTGCACGCCAACTTCTTCAAGCGGCACGAGGTCCTCTCCATCCCGCGGGACGACGTCTTCCTCCACCTCACCTCCTCCGGCACCACCGGCCAGAAGTCGCAGATGTTCTTCGACACCTGGACGATCCGCTCCGCGCAGCGCATGGTCGCCCGGATCTTCGACCACTACGGCTGGATCACCCCCGAGCAGCCCGTCAACTACCTGCTCTACAGCTACGAGCCCGCCCCTCAGCTGAAGCTCGGCACCTCGTTCACCGACAACTACCTCTGCGACTTCGCCCCGGCCAACCACACCACGCACGCACTGCGGCACACCGGCAGCGGCCACGAGTTCGACGTCCACGGGTGCATCGAGGCGCTCCGGAGGTACGCCGAGGACGGCCTGCCGGTACGGATCCTGGGCTTCCCCGCCTTCCTGCACTTCACCCTGGAGCGGATGCGGGCGCTCGGCCTGCCGCCGCTCCAGCTGCCGGCCGGCTCCCTGGTGCTGCTCGGCGGCGGCTGGAAGGGGCACACGGACCGCCAGATCGGCAAGGACGAGTTCTACGCCGAGGTCACGGAGCAGCTGGGCATCCCCTCCGAGCGGATCCGCGACACCTTCGGGTCGGTCGAGCACTGCGTGCCGTACATCGAGTGCGGGCACCACCGGCTGCACGTTCCGGTCTGGTCGCGGGCGGCCGTACGCGACACCCGCACCCTGCGGCCGCTGCCGTACGGCGAACGCGGCTTCCTCCACCTCGTCTCCCCGTACATCACCTCGGTGCCGGCGCAGAGCGTCGTCATGGGCGACCTCGCCTCGCTGCACCCCGCGCAGGAGTGCCCCTGCCCGCTGCCCACGCCGTGGTTCACGATCCACGGCCGCGCCGGGGTCAGCCGCAACCGCAACTGCGCGGCGGCCGCCGCCGAACTCCTGAAGGGACTGTCGTGA